From one Streptomyces sp. R41 genomic stretch:
- a CDS encoding tetratricopeptide repeat protein — translation MRDSHRAEAERLLARAVEEEVRRSGGRVDGGVLLSRARAALDAMGQTAAEEYEAYTQALDDAEAGRLTFGQRYAREGAGTPLLVAAVAAVAAIVADLALGTGAGTAIGAGATVGVVGAAATVLKVTAAHVPAASRRAGALGQPGGAEQLRLQWLTALEVRGIRPFLDQQRVLSASTGAKQGAPQLRRTDKSAAARRRSVLEQSFGQLPEPDGPFAGRRTELSRVAQWVHAARASTETKPTVVVLHGAPGSGRSTLAIRAAHDLRDQFRGACVVDLRGDSPDDPPLTTRDALLHLLNRLGAPREQLLFRERSSQDQQVRRLSELYHQHLTGLPVTIVLDDASDAEQVRTLVPERSESLVLVTARKPLDLPADLPAWVHQLPVEALDAAGAEELLNAAGQDKSGPYDAESTDQVRELCGGLPLALRVAGSSLGPRTPRQLASDLAAYGPVEPVERVLWLRYTDQSDMARRLLRRLALAGRASLGAAAAASLLATDEPEATRHLTALSQAGLIDHVRGSRYRLHDLVRAFAGARLLDEEEPSERTAAQERLIVNYAELADSVIRLVDGKTSTRADQFGPHGFTSLDAALRWLDDESSFITAALRHAEGVNQAAVLNLLGALCDYCLLRGDLYRLGEISELTQAVDQGLLVRSVQWRTGIAARQLGELDKARTTLASVVDLYFEAHHDAGAARALCSLGITLHHQGNLTEAAAKLQEAMDLQASPDLAADRAWTMHALAAVERDRSRLARALDLLTEALVLHREGESVHGEAWAHFQLGQLGLRMGDVPRAERELREALDLYGRTRDARGEAWALTQLARARLVDGDPSSAIAGLRQAASRHRENEDARGEAWTIYYLGQALEETGNLDQAVRELERSRTMFSRMRDVYGLACARHHSARVTRDQRAAQTGSLRNSGFARQLLVDARADFQRIGVAHGEAWTCLELAVVDAGNARTQQALALCEEAIDLFTSYGDHRGEDWAKFLKCTLLPYAAPGGYEVGAAVAQEELTQLSRSGHPSRDGKLDDYIEAYQLLLERGVDLDAGWQAWRLGMVPGRHARDVMGVAVGAGRG, via the coding sequence ATGCGGGACAGCCATCGGGCGGAAGCCGAGCGGCTGTTGGCCCGGGCCGTCGAGGAAGAGGTCCGGCGCTCGGGTGGGCGCGTTGACGGGGGTGTGCTGCTGTCCCGGGCGCGGGCCGCGCTCGACGCGATGGGGCAGACGGCTGCCGAGGAATACGAGGCGTATACGCAGGCCCTCGACGACGCGGAGGCGGGACGGCTGACATTCGGGCAGCGCTATGCCCGGGAGGGCGCTGGAACTCCCTTGCTGGTGGCGGCAGTCGCGGCGGTCGCGGCCATCGTCGCCGACCTGGCGCTGGGCACGGGCGCGGGGACGGCGATCGGCGCGGGCGCCACGGTGGGGGTGGTGGGCGCGGCGGCGACCGTCCTCAAGGTGACGGCCGCTCATGTGCCGGCCGCGAGCCGACGGGCGGGCGCCCTGGGACAGCCGGGTGGTGCGGAGCAGCTGCGCCTGCAATGGCTGACGGCCCTGGAGGTACGGGGCATCCGACCGTTCCTCGACCAGCAGCGGGTGCTCAGCGCCTCCACGGGCGCGAAGCAGGGTGCGCCCCAGCTGCGGCGCACCGACAAGAGCGCGGCGGCGCGGCGGCGCAGTGTGCTGGAGCAGTCGTTCGGTCAACTGCCCGAGCCCGACGGCCCGTTCGCGGGGCGCCGCACCGAGCTGTCACGCGTCGCACAGTGGGTGCACGCGGCACGCGCGAGCACGGAGACGAAGCCGACGGTCGTGGTGCTGCACGGCGCGCCCGGCTCCGGCCGCAGCACCCTCGCGATCCGGGCGGCCCACGACCTCAGGGACCAGTTCCGCGGCGCCTGCGTGGTGGACCTGCGCGGCGACAGCCCGGACGACCCCCCGCTGACCACACGCGACGCGCTGCTGCACCTCCTGAACCGGCTCGGCGCACCGCGTGAACAGCTCCTCTTCCGCGAGCGTTCCTCACAGGACCAGCAGGTCAGGCGGCTGAGCGAGCTCTACCACCAGCACCTGACGGGCCTGCCGGTGACGATCGTCCTGGACGACGCGAGCGATGCCGAGCAGGTGCGCACCCTGGTCCCCGAGCGCTCGGAGAGCCTGGTCCTGGTCACCGCCCGCAAACCGCTCGACCTGCCCGCCGACCTCCCCGCCTGGGTGCACCAGCTCCCCGTCGAGGCACTGGACGCGGCCGGCGCCGAGGAGCTGTTGAACGCGGCGGGACAGGACAAGTCCGGACCGTACGACGCCGAATCCACCGACCAGGTAAGGGAGTTGTGCGGCGGCCTGCCCCTGGCCCTGCGCGTCGCGGGCTCCTCCCTCGGCCCCCGCACCCCGCGCCAACTGGCCTCGGACCTCGCGGCATACGGTCCCGTGGAACCGGTGGAGCGGGTGCTGTGGCTGCGCTACACCGACCAGTCGGACATGGCCCGCCGGCTCCTGCGCCGGCTGGCCCTGGCCGGTCGCGCCTCCCTGGGCGCGGCCGCGGCGGCGTCCCTGCTGGCCACCGACGAGCCGGAGGCCACCCGCCATCTGACCGCGCTCTCCCAGGCGGGCCTGATCGACCACGTCCGCGGCAGCCGCTACCGCCTGCACGACCTCGTGCGGGCCTTCGCGGGAGCCCGCCTCCTGGACGAGGAGGAACCCTCCGAGCGCACGGCCGCACAGGAGCGCCTGATCGTCAACTACGCGGAGCTCGCCGACTCGGTGATCCGCCTGGTCGACGGCAAGACGTCCACGCGCGCGGACCAGTTCGGTCCGCACGGCTTCACCTCCCTCGACGCGGCCCTGCGCTGGCTGGACGACGAGTCGAGCTTCATCACGGCGGCACTGCGGCACGCGGAGGGCGTGAACCAAGCCGCGGTACTGAACCTCCTCGGCGCCCTGTGCGACTACTGCCTCCTGCGCGGCGACCTCTACCGCCTGGGCGAGATCAGCGAGTTGACGCAGGCGGTCGACCAGGGCCTGCTCGTGCGCTCCGTCCAGTGGCGCACCGGCATCGCAGCACGCCAGCTGGGCGAACTGGACAAGGCGCGCACGACCCTGGCCTCGGTGGTGGACCTCTACTTCGAGGCCCACCACGACGCGGGCGCCGCCAGGGCGCTCTGCTCCCTCGGCATCACCCTGCACCACCAGGGAAACCTCACCGAGGCGGCGGCCAAGCTCCAGGAGGCCATGGATCTCCAGGCCTCCCCCGACCTCGCGGCCGACCGCGCCTGGACGATGCACGCGCTCGCCGCGGTGGAGCGCGACAGGTCCCGGCTCGCCCGGGCCCTCGACCTGCTCACCGAGGCACTGGTCCTGCACCGCGAGGGCGAGTCCGTGCACGGCGAGGCCTGGGCCCACTTCCAGCTCGGCCAGCTCGGGCTGCGCATGGGCGACGTACCGCGCGCGGAGCGCGAACTGCGCGAGGCCCTCGACCTGTACGGCCGCACCCGCGACGCCCGCGGCGAGGCCTGGGCCCTCACCCAGCTGGCCCGCGCCCGCCTCGTCGACGGCGACCCGTCCTCCGCGATCGCCGGCCTGCGCCAGGCGGCCTCCCGCCACCGGGAGAACGAGGACGCGCGCGGCGAGGCGTGGACGATCTACTACCTGGGCCAGGCCCTGGAGGAGACCGGCAACCTGGACCAGGCGGTCCGCGAACTGGAGCGCTCCCGCACGATGTTCTCCCGCATGCGCGACGTGTACGGCCTCGCCTGCGCCCGCCACCACTCGGCCCGCGTCACCCGCGACCAACGGGCCGCCCAGACGGGTTCATTGAGGAACTCGGGCTTCGCCCGCCAGCTCCTGGTCGACGCACGCGCCGACTTCCAGCGCATCGGCGTCGCCCACGGCGAGGCGTGGACCTGCCTGGAACTGGCGGTCGTCGACGCCGGCAACGCCCGTACGCAACAGGCCCTGGCCCTCTGCGAGGAAGCGATCGACCTCTTCACGTCGTACGGCGACCACCGGGGCGAGGACTGGGCCAAGTTCCTGAAGTGCACCCTGCTCCCCTACGCCGCCCCCGGCGGCTACGAGGTCGGCGCCGCGGTGGCCCAGGAGGAACTGACCCAGCTCTCCCGCTCCGGACATCCCTCCCGCGACGGAAAACTGGACGACTACATCGAGGCGTACCAGCTGCTGCTGGAGCGTGGCGTGGACCTGGACGCCGGCTGGCAGGCCTGGCGACTCGGGATGGTGCCGGGACGGCATGCGCGGGATGTGATGGGGGTGGCGGTCGGCGCGGGGCGAGGGTGA
- the mca gene encoding mycothiol conjugate amidase Mca, translated as MAVHAHPDDESSKGAATMAKYVSEGVDVLVVTCTGGERGSILNPKLQGDKYIEEHIHEVRKKEMDEAREILGVKQEWLGFVDSGLPEGDPLPPLPEGCFALEDVDKAAGELVKQIRSFRPQVITTYDENGGYPHPDHIMTHKISMVAFEGAADTEKYPESEFGGAFQPQKLYYNQGFNRPRTEALHNALLDRGLESPYGEWLKRWSEFERTERTLTTHVPCADFFEIRDKALIAHATQIDPDGGWFKVPMEIQKEVWPTEEYELAKSFVDTSLPEDDLFAGIRDNA; from the coding sequence ATGGCCGTGCACGCCCACCCCGACGACGAGTCGAGCAAGGGCGCGGCCACCATGGCGAAGTACGTGTCCGAGGGGGTGGACGTGCTGGTCGTGACCTGCACGGGCGGGGAGCGCGGCTCCATCCTCAATCCGAAGCTTCAGGGCGACAAGTACATCGAGGAGCACATCCACGAGGTACGCAAGAAGGAGATGGACGAGGCCCGCGAGATCCTCGGGGTCAAGCAGGAGTGGCTCGGCTTCGTCGACTCGGGCCTGCCCGAGGGCGACCCGCTGCCTCCGCTTCCCGAGGGCTGTTTCGCCCTGGAGGACGTGGACAAGGCGGCCGGCGAGCTGGTCAAGCAGATCCGCTCCTTCCGCCCGCAGGTGATCACCACGTACGACGAGAACGGTGGTTACCCGCACCCCGACCACATCATGACCCACAAGATCTCGATGGTGGCGTTCGAGGGCGCGGCGGACACCGAGAAGTACCCGGAGTCCGAGTTCGGCGGGGCGTTCCAGCCGCAGAAGCTCTACTACAACCAGGGCTTCAACCGCCCGCGGACCGAAGCTCTTCACAACGCCCTTCTCGACCGCGGCCTGGAGTCGCCGTACGGGGAGTGGCTCAAGCGCTGGTCGGAGTTCGAGCGCACCGAGCGCACGCTGACTACGCACGTTCCGTGCGCCGACTTCTTCGAGATCCGGGACAAGGCGCTGATCGCGCACGCCACCCAGATCGACCCCGACGGCGGCTGGTTCAAGGTCCCCATGGAGATCCAGAAGGAGGTCTGGCCGACCGAGGAGTACGAGCTCGCCAAGTCCTTCGTCGATACCTCCCTCCCCGAGGACGACCTCTTTGCGGGCATCCGCGACAATGCCTGA
- a CDS encoding glycosyltransferase yields the protein MLTSVFIAAVSLALFWMAAFTLWWQMHAWRTPEVLASTRFSSPDGGESLSFSLLLPARHEQAVLDHTIQRLLESSHTDFEIIVIVGHDDPETTEVARNAEARDPRVRVVVDHHEKKNKPKAMNTALPHCRGDVVGVFDAEDQVHPELLAHVDHAFRTTEADVVQGGVQLINFNSSWYSLRNCLEYFFWFRSRLHLHAQKGFIPLGGNTVFVRTKVLREADGWDPNCLAEDCDLGVRLSSVGKKVVVAYDSDMVTREETPGSLMSLMKQRTRWNQGFLQVYRKKDWKQLPSFGQRLLARYTLMTPYLQAVSGVVIPLNVAIALFLDVPVGIAFITFLPAVTALVTFVFELVGLHDFGKQYGLRVRFIHYLKLIVGGPFYQVLLAGAAVRAVWREQRGRNDWELTSHVGAHLTEVIREDVPA from the coding sequence TTGCTCACATCTGTCTTCATCGCTGCCGTTTCGCTTGCTCTCTTCTGGATGGCGGCCTTCACCTTGTGGTGGCAGATGCACGCGTGGCGTACGCCCGAGGTGCTGGCCTCCACCCGTTTCAGCAGTCCGGACGGCGGTGAGAGCCTGTCCTTCTCGCTGCTGCTGCCCGCGCGGCACGAGCAGGCCGTGCTCGACCACACGATCCAGCGGCTGCTGGAGTCCAGCCACACCGACTTCGAGATCATCGTGATCGTCGGGCACGACGACCCGGAGACCACCGAGGTGGCCCGGAACGCCGAGGCGCGCGACCCGCGTGTCCGTGTCGTCGTCGACCACCACGAGAAGAAGAACAAGCCGAAGGCCATGAACACGGCGCTGCCGCACTGCCGCGGCGACGTCGTCGGAGTCTTCGACGCCGAGGACCAGGTCCACCCGGAGCTGCTCGCCCACGTCGACCACGCGTTCCGTACGACGGAAGCGGACGTCGTCCAGGGCGGCGTGCAGCTCATCAACTTCAACTCCAGCTGGTACAGCCTGCGCAACTGCCTGGAGTACTTCTTCTGGTTCCGCTCCCGGCTCCATCTGCACGCGCAGAAGGGCTTCATCCCGCTCGGCGGCAACACCGTCTTCGTACGGACGAAGGTCCTGCGGGAAGCCGACGGGTGGGACCCCAACTGCCTCGCCGAGGACTGCGACCTGGGTGTGCGGCTCTCCAGCGTCGGCAAGAAGGTCGTCGTCGCGTACGACTCCGACATGGTGACCCGGGAGGAGACCCCGGGCAGCCTGATGTCGCTGATGAAGCAGCGCACCCGGTGGAACCAGGGCTTCCTGCAGGTCTACCGGAAGAAGGACTGGAAACAACTCCCGAGCTTCGGGCAGCGGTTGCTCGCCCGCTACACGCTCATGACGCCGTACCTGCAGGCCGTCTCCGGCGTGGTCATCCCGCTCAACGTGGCCATCGCGCTCTTCCTCGACGTGCCGGTCGGCATCGCCTTCATCACGTTCCTGCCGGCCGTGACCGCTCTGGTCACCTTCGTCTTCGAGCTTGTCGGACTCCACGACTTCGGCAAGCAGTACGGGCTTCGAGTCCGCTTCATCCACTACCTGAAGCTCATTGTCGGCGGTCCCTTCTACCAGGTGCTGCTGGCGGGCGCCGCCGTGCGTGCCGTGTGGCGCGAGCAACGGGGGCGCAACGACTGGGAGTTGACCAGTCATGTCGGTGCGCATCTCACCGAAGTGATCCGAGAGGACGTTCCTGCGTGA
- a CDS encoding ArsR/SmtB family transcription factor, protein MPDPDMPDPELTSVERTALYKSLGNPLRRRILDHLGRRGEANSTVLAKELGESSGTTSYHLRKLAEQRLIEEIPEKSGGRERWWRALPFSHTTPDPATMTPEEYAAAEGVAILKIEMDTELYLRAHKEYTGPEGWTQVQRSGNWMTKDELLDFVREYRALLDRYGHSREDAPAGARPVHLRFYAVPDTVGEWESESTGP, encoded by the coding sequence ATGCCCGACCCCGACATGCCCGACCCCGAGCTGACCAGCGTCGAACGCACCGCTCTGTACAAGTCCCTCGGCAACCCGCTGCGCCGCCGCATCCTCGACCACCTCGGCCGGCGCGGCGAGGCGAACTCGACCGTGCTCGCCAAGGAGCTCGGTGAGAGTTCCGGTACGACCAGCTACCACCTGCGCAAACTCGCCGAGCAGCGCCTGATCGAGGAGATCCCGGAGAAGTCGGGCGGCCGGGAACGCTGGTGGCGGGCGCTCCCGTTCAGCCACACCACACCCGACCCGGCCACGATGACCCCCGAGGAGTACGCCGCCGCCGAAGGGGTGGCGATCCTGAAGATCGAGATGGACACGGAGCTCTATCTGCGGGCCCACAAGGAGTACACGGGCCCGGAGGGATGGACCCAGGTCCAGCGCTCCGGCAACTGGATGACCAAGGACGAACTCCTCGACTTCGTACGCGAGTACCGGGCGCTCCTGGACCGGTACGGCCACTCTCGTGAAGATGCCCCCGCCGGGGCACGCCCGGTGCACCTGCGCTTCTACGCCGTCCCGGACACCGTGGGAGAGTGGGAGAGTGAATCGACTGGCCCATGA
- a CDS encoding ArnT family glycosyltransferase, with the protein MTSTLDAATTPTVPAQRPRAPKIVPNARPVLRFRSSRSDLILCGVLLAAIMVVQGWNIADYPTLSDDEGTYLAQAWAVQQGKGLAHYTYWYDHPPLGWIQIAVLTWIPAHLSPSLMTVGSMRVAMLLISAISAVLVYVLARRLSLPQWAAGLAMVLFGLSPLSVVLQREIFLDNIAVMWTLLAFCLAASPSRHLWHHFGAGIAAAAAVLTKETMLVILPALMVTMWRHGHRDTRKFALTGAITACVLIGMAYPLFALLKGELFPGGGHVSLWDGITYQMSRPGSGFILDRGTGSYGVLQSWLYYDRVLPLGGLAGALLLLVTWRWSVTARALAGPALTVAILALVALRPSGYLPAMYVIQALPFLALVLAGGTASVAHAVLRRRRSDEEKAYVTWGRRGLAAVLVVAAGAYVVPRWYDGDHTAVTADANAPYRAASSWLKTEVEDPKDTRVLVDDALWLDLVHDGYRPGLGVIWFYKADLDPAVTKTMPRGWKDLDYVVASPTVRRDAVDLPNVKAAIEHSTPVATFGVGEDRIEIRRIQTVGGSR; encoded by the coding sequence GTGACCTCCACTCTTGACGCGGCGACCACACCCACGGTCCCCGCGCAGCGGCCTCGTGCGCCCAAAATCGTCCCCAACGCCCGTCCGGTCCTACGTTTTCGCAGCTCGCGCTCCGATCTGATCCTGTGCGGTGTACTCCTCGCGGCGATCATGGTCGTGCAGGGCTGGAACATCGCCGACTACCCGACCCTCAGCGACGACGAGGGCACCTATCTCGCCCAGGCCTGGGCCGTGCAGCAGGGCAAGGGGCTGGCCCACTACACGTACTGGTACGACCACCCGCCGCTCGGCTGGATCCAGATAGCCGTGCTGACCTGGATCCCCGCGCACCTGAGCCCGTCCCTGATGACCGTCGGCTCGATGCGGGTCGCGATGCTGCTGATCAGCGCCATCAGCGCGGTCCTCGTGTACGTCCTGGCCCGCCGCCTCTCGCTGCCGCAGTGGGCCGCCGGGCTCGCGATGGTGCTCTTCGGGCTCTCGCCGCTGTCGGTCGTGCTCCAGCGCGAGATCTTCCTCGACAACATCGCGGTGATGTGGACGCTCCTGGCGTTCTGCCTGGCCGCGTCCCCGAGCCGCCATCTCTGGCACCACTTCGGGGCGGGCATCGCGGCCGCCGCGGCCGTGCTGACCAAGGAGACGATGCTCGTCATCCTGCCCGCGCTCATGGTCACGATGTGGCGCCACGGCCACCGTGACACCCGAAAGTTCGCGCTCACCGGAGCCATCACCGCCTGCGTCCTGATCGGGATGGCGTACCCGCTCTTCGCCCTGCTCAAGGGTGAGCTGTTCCCGGGCGGGGGTCACGTCTCGCTCTGGGACGGCATCACGTACCAGATGAGCCGCCCCGGCTCCGGCTTCATCCTCGACCGGGGCACCGGCTCCTACGGCGTCCTTCAGTCCTGGCTGTACTACGACCGCGTGCTGCCCCTCGGCGGCCTCGCCGGCGCCCTGCTGCTCCTGGTCACCTGGCGCTGGTCGGTCACCGCGCGCGCCCTGGCCGGACCCGCGCTCACCGTGGCGATCCTCGCCCTGGTGGCGCTGCGCCCGAGCGGCTACCTGCCCGCGATGTACGTCATCCAGGCGCTGCCGTTCCTCGCGCTCGTCCTCGCCGGGGGCACCGCGAGCGTCGCCCACGCGGTGCTGCGCCGCCGGCGGAGCGATGAGGAGAAGGCGTACGTCACCTGGGGGCGCCGAGGTCTTGCGGCCGTACTCGTGGTGGCCGCCGGGGCCTATGTCGTGCCGCGCTGGTACGACGGCGACCACACCGCCGTGACCGCGGATGCCAACGCCCCCTACCGGGCCGCCTCTTCGTGGCTGAAGACCGAGGTCGAGGACCCGAAGGACACCCGGGTCCTGGTCGACGACGCCCTCTGGCTCGACCTCGTCCATGACGGCTACCGGCCCGGGCTCGGTGTCATCTGGTTCTACAAGGCCGACCTCGACCCCGCGGTGACCAAGACGATGCCGCGCGGCTGGAAGGACCTCGACTACGTCGTGGCGTCCCCGACGGTACGGCGCGACGCGGTCGACCTGCCCAACGTCAAGGCGGCGATCGAGCACTCGACGCCGGTGGCCACCTTCGGCGTCGGCGAGGACCGGATCGAGATCCGCCGCATTCAGACCGTGGGAGGCTCCCGATGA
- a CDS encoding DUF4307 domain-containing protein, which produces MSTASTQLPEGRYGRSADERADRKLKVIGSALGVALLVLVGWFGYHYVVGNKISAEVITFKAVSDSAVEVHLEVRKDADAHGYCTLRSQNADGAEVGRADFRFDQDSSRIDKVVTLRTTARGSTAELLGCHAD; this is translated from the coding sequence ATGAGTACGGCGAGCACTCAGCTGCCCGAGGGCCGGTACGGCCGCTCCGCGGACGAGCGCGCCGACCGGAAACTCAAGGTCATCGGTTCCGCACTGGGCGTCGCCCTGCTCGTCCTGGTCGGCTGGTTCGGGTACCACTACGTCGTCGGCAACAAGATCAGCGCCGAGGTGATCACCTTCAAGGCGGTCTCGGACAGCGCGGTCGAGGTGCATCTGGAGGTGCGCAAGGACGCGGACGCCCACGGCTACTGCACCCTGCGCTCGCAGAACGCCGACGGCGCCGAGGTGGGTCGCGCGGATTTCCGTTTCGACCAGGACTCCTCACGCATCGACAAGGTGGTTACCCTGCGTACGACGGCCCGCGGCTCCACGGCGGAGCTGCTCGGCTGTCACGCGGACTGA
- a CDS encoding thioredoxin domain-containing protein encodes MNRLAHETSPYLLQHADNPVDWWPWSAEAFDEARKRNVPVLLSVGYSSCHWCHVMAHESFEDEATAAHLNEHFVSVKVDREERPDVDAVYMEAVQAATGQGGWPMTVFLTPDAEPFYFGTYFPPEPRHGMPAFRQVLEGVRSAWTDRRDEVAEVAGKIVRDLAGREMSFGDERVPGEEELAGALLGLTREYDAARGGFGGAPKFPPSMVIEFLLRHHARTGSEGALQMAADTCERMARGGIYDQLGGGFARYSVDRDWVVPHFEKMLYDNALLCRVYAHLWRSTGSELARRVALETADFMVRELRTNEGGFASALDADSDDGTGKHVEGAYYVWTPEQLREVLGDDAELAAQYFGVTGEGTFEEGASVLQLPQQEGVFDAERIASIHERLLAARAERPAPGRDDKVVAAWNGLAVAALAETGAYLGRPDLVDAAIGAADLLVRLHMDDRARLARTSKDGQVGANAGVLEDYADVAEGFLALASVTGEGVWLEFAGFLLDHVIAQFTDSESGALYDTAADAEQLIRRPQDPTDNATPSGWSAAAGALLSYAAQTGAEPHRTAAERALGVVKALGPRAPRFIGWGLAVAEALLDGPREVAIVGPADDPATHALHRTALLGTAPGAVVAVGAPESDELPLLSGRPLVDGKPAAYVCRNFTCDAPTIDPDRLRAALSGGNG; translated from the coding sequence GTGAATCGACTGGCCCATGAGACGTCCCCGTACCTCCTCCAGCACGCCGACAACCCCGTCGACTGGTGGCCCTGGTCGGCCGAGGCCTTCGACGAGGCCCGTAAACGCAATGTGCCGGTGCTGCTGAGCGTCGGCTACAGCAGCTGCCACTGGTGTCATGTCATGGCGCACGAGTCCTTCGAGGACGAGGCGACCGCCGCGCATCTGAACGAGCACTTCGTGAGCGTCAAGGTCGACCGCGAGGAGCGGCCGGATGTCGACGCCGTGTACATGGAGGCCGTGCAGGCGGCGACCGGGCAGGGCGGCTGGCCCATGACCGTGTTCCTCACGCCGGACGCCGAGCCCTTCTACTTCGGTACGTACTTCCCGCCCGAGCCCCGTCACGGCATGCCCGCCTTCCGCCAGGTCCTGGAGGGTGTGCGCAGCGCCTGGACCGACCGGCGGGACGAGGTCGCCGAGGTCGCGGGGAAGATCGTGCGGGATCTCGCCGGGCGGGAGATGAGCTTCGGCGACGAGCGGGTGCCCGGCGAGGAGGAGCTGGCCGGTGCGCTCCTCGGGCTCACCCGGGAGTACGACGCCGCGCGCGGCGGATTCGGCGGGGCGCCCAAGTTCCCGCCGTCCATGGTGATCGAGTTCCTGCTGCGGCACCATGCGCGGACCGGCTCCGAGGGCGCCCTCCAGATGGCCGCCGACACCTGCGAGCGCATGGCGCGCGGTGGCATCTACGACCAGCTCGGCGGGGGCTTCGCGCGCTACTCCGTCGACCGCGACTGGGTCGTGCCCCACTTCGAGAAGATGCTGTACGACAACGCCCTGCTGTGCCGCGTCTACGCACACCTCTGGCGCAGCACCGGCTCCGAGCTCGCCCGCCGCGTCGCCCTGGAGACCGCTGACTTCATGGTGCGTGAACTGCGCACCAATGAGGGCGGGTTCGCCTCCGCCCTGGACGCCGACAGTGACGACGGGACCGGCAAGCACGTCGAGGGCGCGTACTACGTATGGACACCCGAGCAACTCCGTGAAGTCCTCGGCGACGACGCCGAACTCGCCGCCCAGTACTTCGGGGTGACCGGGGAGGGCACCTTCGAGGAGGGTGCGTCCGTCCTTCAACTCCCGCAGCAGGAGGGCGTGTTCGACGCCGAGCGGATCGCCTCCATCCACGAGCGGCTGCTCGCCGCGCGCGCCGAGCGGCCCGCCCCCGGCCGCGACGACAAGGTGGTCGCCGCCTGGAACGGGCTCGCCGTCGCCGCCCTCGCGGAGACCGGCGCCTACTTGGGGCGCCCCGACCTCGTGGACGCCGCGATCGGCGCCGCCGACCTCCTCGTACGGCTGCACATGGACGACCGCGCGCGCCTCGCCCGTACCAGCAAGGACGGTCAAGTCGGCGCTAACGCGGGAGTGTTGGAGGACTACGCGGATGTCGCCGAGGGCTTCCTCGCGCTCGCGTCCGTCACCGGGGAAGGGGTCTGGCTGGAATTCGCCGGGTTCCTGCTCGACCACGTGATCGCGCAGTTCACCGACTCCGAGTCGGGCGCGCTCTACGACACGGCCGCCGACGCCGAGCAGCTGATCCGCCGACCGCAGGATCCCACCGACAACGCCACGCCCTCCGGCTGGAGCGCGGCGGCCGGGGCGCTGCTGAGCTATGCCGCCCAGACCGGCGCCGAACCCCATCGCACCGCCGCCGAGCGGGCGCTGGGTGTGGTGAAGGCGCTCGGCCCGCGGGCGCCCCGCTTCATCGGCTGGGGTCTGGCGGTCGCCGAGGCGCTCCTCGACGGGCCGCGCGAGGTCGCGATCGTGGGGCCGGCCGATGATCCGGCGACACATGCCCTGCACCGAACGGCACTTCTGGGCACCGCTCCGGGCGCCGTCGTCGCCGTGGGCGCGCCGGAGAGTGACGAGCTGCCGCTGCTTTCCGGCCGACCGCTGGTGGACGGAAAGCCGGCCGCATATGTCTGCCGTAACTTCACGTGTGACGCCCCGACGATCGATCCCGACCGGCTCCGCGCGGCGCTGAGCGGCGGAAACGGCTGA